A region of the Peredibacter starrii genome:
GATGTACTTTCAGTGGGAACTCACCGTCTTTGGAAAAAGAAATTTATTAACTTCGCTCTTAAGCAGAAACCAAATTCTGCCCTTGATTGTGCCACTGGAACAGGTGACATCGCTTTCAAGCTTAAAGAATCTATCTCTGGCAAAGTGGTTGGAATTGATTTCTCAGAAGGCATGATTGAATACGCCAATGAGCGCGCTAAAACTGAGTCTCAAAAAGTTGAGTTCAAAGTTGCCGACATTCAAAAGCTTCCATTCGCGGACAAAGAATTCGATATCACAACGATCTCTTTCGGGATCAGAAACGTTGAGAACCTTGGCCTTGGTCTTTCAGAACTTGGCCGCGTGTCTAACGGCGTTTATATTCTGGAATTCGGTCAACCGAAGAACGGTCTTTATAAGAAGGCCTACTTCAATATGCTTAAGATGTATGTGCCGGTTTTCGGCCTCATCTCAAAACGTAAAGATGCTTACGAGTATCTGATCGCTTCATCTGAGACGTTCCCTTCAGCAGAGAAGTTCGTAGATATCATGAAAGCGAACATGTCTTTCAAAAACTACGGTTGCATTCCTGTGTTCGGTGGAATTGCTTACATCTACTTTGCTAACAACGAA
Encoded here:
- a CDS encoding ubiquinone/menaquinone biosynthesis methyltransferase, whose amino-acid sequence is MAKAEFVNKMFNDIAPKYDLLNDVLSVGTHRLWKKKFINFALKQKPNSALDCATGTGDIAFKLKESISGKVVGIDFSEGMIEYANERAKTESQKVEFKVADIQKLPFADKEFDITTISFGIRNVENLGLGLSELGRVSNGVYILEFGQPKNGLYKKAYFNMLKMYVPVFGLISKRKDAYEYLIASSETFPSAEKFVDIMKANMSFKNYGCIPVFGGIAYIYFANNEG